One Oncorhynchus kisutch isolate 150728-3 unplaced genomic scaffold, Okis_V2 scaffold2123, whole genome shotgun sequence genomic region harbors:
- the LOC116369280 gene encoding AT-rich interactive domain-containing protein 1A-like, with translation MSFCRVTEEGCASLASALGSNPSHLRELDLSFNHPGDSGVKLLSARLEDPHCRLEKLNVDHTEEIWVKPQLMTKYACDLTLDPNTTHRNLSLSEGNRRVERVKEEQPYPDHPERFDHYTQVLCREGLTGRCYWEVECSGLADIGVTCKGISRKGDGSASEFGYNKKSWRLICRGNHYGALHNSQYTNTSIIHAPHLINPPQPQRDQSSSPPHLINPPQPQRDQSSSPPRLINPPQPQRDQSSSPPRLINPPQPQRDQSSSPPHLINPPQPQRDQSSSPPHLINPPQPQRDQSSSPPHLINPPQPQRDQSSSPPHLINPPQPQRDQSSSPPRLINPPQPQRDQSSSPPHLINPPQPQRDQSSSPPRLINPPQPQRDQSSSPPRLGVGVFLDWLVGTLSFYEIYSDTMTHVYTFQTIFTEPLYPGFSVSNEGSSVSLSQVESSPMSWRNTWVSMETQSHSCSNSTM, from the exons ATGTCATTCTGtagagtcacagaggaaggctgtgcttctctggctTCAGCTCTGGggtcaaacccctcccatctgagaGAACTGGACCTGAGCTtcaatcacccaggagactctggagtgaagctgctctctgctagactggaggatccacactgtagactggagaaactcaa TGTGGACCATACAGAAGAGATCTGGGTCAAACCACAGCTGATGACGAAAT ATGCctgtgatctcacactggacccaaacacaacacacagaaacctctctctgtctgaggggaacaGAAGGGTGGAGAGGGTTAAAGAGGAGCAGCCGTATCCCGATCATCCAGAGAGATTTGATCACTATACCCAGGTgttgtgtagagagggtctgactgggcgctgttactgggaggtagagtgCAGTGGGCTGGCTGACATTGGAGTGACATGTAAAGGCATCAGTAGAAAAGGAGATGGTTCTGCCAGTGAATTTGGATACAATAAGAAGTCCTGGCGTCTGATCTGCCGTGGGAATCATTACGGTGCCCTCCACAATAGTCAATATACTAATACAAGCATAATACATGCTCCACACCTCATCAACCCTCCTCAACCCCAGAGAGAccagtcctcctcccctccacacctCATCAACCCTCCTCAACCCCAGAGAGAccagtcctcctcccctccacgcCTCATCAACCCTCCTCAACCCCAGAGAGAccagtcctcctcccctccacgcCTCATCAACCCTCCTCAACCCCAGAGAGAccagtcctcctcccctccacacctCATCAACCCTCCTCAACCCCAGAGAGAccagtcctcctcccctccacacctCATCAACCCTCCTCAACCCCAGAGAGAccagtcctcctcccctccacacctCATCAACCCTCCTCAACCCCAGAGAGAccagtcctcctcccctccacacctCATCAACCCTCCTCAACCCCAGAGAGAccagtcctcctcccctccacgcCTCATCAACCCTCCTCAACCCCAGAGAGAccagtcctcctcccctccacacctCATCAACCCTCCTCAACCCCAGAGAGAccagtcctcctcccctccacgcCTCATCAACCCTCCTCAACCCCAGAGAGAccagtcctcctcccctccacgcCTCGGAGTAGGAGTGTTTTTGGACTGGCTGGTCGGCACACTTTCCTTCTATGAGATCTACTCTGACACAATGACCCATGTGTACACATTCCAGACCAtattcactgagcccctctacCCAGGGTTTAGTGTTTCTAATGAGGGCTCTTCAGTGTCCCTGAGCCAGGTAGAGTCGTCTCCTATGTCCTGGAGGAACACCTGGGTCTCCATGGAAACACAGTCACACTCCTGTTCTAACTCAACCATGTGA